From a single Candidatus Izimaplasma bacterium HR1 genomic region:
- a CDS encoding Divergent PAP2 family protein produces the protein MLFNFPLEIALISMIIAQLVKLPIQRIIDKKWTPSIIFSTGGMPSSHSAFVTALTLAFALTEGVTSPFFAISFVFASVIIHDAVGIRREAGKHATVLNQMKEEFDLLVKEVSKGRKRDDKVVESKLKELLGHEPIEALTGTLLGALLTLIYYFTIIV, from the coding sequence ATGTTATTTAATTTCCCATTAGAAATAGCTTTGATATCAATGATTATTGCTCAATTGGTAAAATTACCAATACAGAGAATTATTGATAAAAAATGGACACCATCTATTATCTTTTCGACAGGTGGAATGCCTTCAAGTCATAGTGCTTTTGTTACAGCTTTAACTCTTGCATTTGCTTTGACAGAGGGTGTAACAAGTCCTTTCTTCGCAATTAGTTTTGTTTTCGCTAGTGTTATTATTCATGATGCTGTAGGTATTAGAAGAGAAGCAGGAAAGCATGCTACTGTGTTAAACCAAATGAAAGAGGAATTTGATTTATTAGTTAAAGAGGTATCAAAAGGTAGAAAACGTGATGATAAAGTAGTTGAATCGAAATTAAAAGAACTACTTGGCCATGAACCTATTGAAGCTCTTACAGGTACTTTACTCGGTGCTCTGCTAACACTAATTTATTATTTCACAATTATTGTTTAA
- the pcp gene encoding Pyrrolidone-carboxylate peptidase, with protein sequence MKIIVTGFGRFLDNENNPTKDILKLLPKTILGNEIFPIELPVIFDECFDYLKPFIVDIDPDVIIMLGLAGGRKAITPERVAINMKDTTGPDNIGYMPVDEIIDINGKNAFFSGLPLREIEKNLKIYNIPVKISNSAGLYVCNNIMYKVLNYIDQNNLNIKAGFVHVPYSDESKPNVDVFSLPIEIIYQGVIEIIKAVL encoded by the coding sequence ATGAAGATTATTGTTACTGGGTTTGGTAGATTTCTAGATAATGAGAATAACCCAACGAAAGACATATTAAAATTATTACCTAAAACTATTTTAGGAAATGAGATATTTCCGATTGAATTACCAGTTATTTTCGACGAGTGTTTTGATTATTTAAAACCGTTTATTGTAGATATTGATCCAGATGTAATTATTATGTTAGGTTTAGCAGGAGGTAGAAAAGCGATTACTCCTGAAAGAGTGGCTATCAATATGAAAGATACTACTGGCCCTGATAATATTGGATATATGCCAGTAGATGAAATTATAGATATAAATGGCAAAAATGCATTCTTTTCTGGTTTGCCTTTACGTGAAATCGAAAAGAATCTAAAGATTTATAATATTCCAGTTAAAATTAGTAATTCAGCAGGTTTGTATGTGTGCAATAATATTATGTATAAAGTATTGAATTACATTGACCAAAATAATCTGAATATAAAAGCAGGATTTGTCCATGTACCGTATTCAGATGAATCAAAACCAAATGTAGATGTCTTTTCATTACCAATTGAAATAATTTATCAGGGAGTAATAGAGATTATAAAAGCAGTTCTTTAG
- a CDS encoding lysophospholipase L2, with protein sequence MEVMEFKIKGRHSLELACLKVLPKKEPKAIVQIFHGMGEKKERYIPFMEFLADNGYAVYIHDHRKHGASVFNEGEHGMWVKEDTWHDVIDDAYFVSRRILKDLPGKEIYILGHSMGSIIARGFLGEYPLVAKKAILMGTLPPMSLTAAIAPILLARVLRLFSGAKRSTFLGNMTNKRLQPKYGMPRTEFDWLSRDNEIVDKYIEDPLCGYAYTPQFYFEFFKGIVACNKSNFISQTKHIPILFISGSEDPVGEKGEGVKLVHRQFNGHGYSQLTLKIVEEAKHEVLNETNKLETYQFILNWLDTSE encoded by the coding sequence ATGGAAGTTATGGAATTTAAGATTAAGGGTAGACATAGTTTAGAATTAGCTTGCTTAAAAGTATTGCCTAAAAAAGAACCTAAGGCAATTGTTCAGATTTTTCACGGTATGGGAGAGAAAAAAGAGAGATATATCCCATTCATGGAGTTCTTAGCAGATAATGGTTATGCAGTATATATCCACGATCATCGTAAACATGGTGCTAGTGTGTTTAATGAAGGTGAACATGGAATGTGGGTAAAAGAGGATACTTGGCATGATGTAATAGATGATGCTTATTTTGTTAGCAGAAGAATTTTAAAGGATTTACCAGGTAAAGAAATTTACATATTGGGACATTCTATGGGTAGTATTATTGCACGAGGATTCTTAGGCGAGTATCCACTAGTTGCAAAAAAAGCAATTTTAATGGGAACACTCCCTCCAATGTCATTGACCGCAGCTATTGCTCCAATATTATTAGCCCGTGTCTTAAGATTGTTTTCTGGAGCTAAGCGTAGTACATTCCTAGGTAATATGACAAACAAAAGATTACAACCTAAATATGGAATGCCTCGTACTGAATTTGATTGGTTATCAAGAGATAATGAAATTGTTGATAAATATATAGAAGACCCATTATGTGGGTATGCGTATACACCACAATTCTATTTTGAGTTCTTTAAAGGAATTGTTGCTTGTAACAAATCGAATTTTATTTCTCAAACTAAACATATACCTATATTATTTATATCTGGTTCTGAAGATCCAGTTGGTGAAAAAGGTGAAGGTGTTAAGTTAGTTCATCGTCAATTTAATGGACATGGATATTCACAACTTACACTCAAAATAGTTGAGGAAGCAAAACATGAAGTTTTGAATGAAACAAATAAATTAGAGACTTATCAATTTATTCTAAATTGGTTAGATACTTCAGAATAA
- the mreB_1 gene encoding Rod shape-determining protein MreB translates to MGEKPKGTFNVGVDLGTSNLLIYVEGRGTIFDEPSYIAVDKASGKIVSVGLDAAELVGKVHDKVKVVKPLQGGVISDISMIRELLMFTFDKLFVDNTQQINKLLICIPSEITETEKAAILQLGAELGIEDTKIDEEIKAAAIGSGVDIYTPSGHLVVDIGGGTTDFGVLSLGDVVLSKSIKVAGDYFDKQIMDYVKEEHKLEIGPQTAEKAKVALASLTGELPKDEEGKAITFNAMGRDLVSGLPHMVVLKGKEIRKIMTDSFESIKATLIATLEATPPELAGDLVDNGIIVTGGGAQIKGIKEYIEEVTHVDVHVSHSPMTAVVEGTKRLLKMSKNHYFGEF, encoded by the coding sequence ATGGGTGAAAAGCCAAAAGGAACATTTAACGTCGGCGTGGATCTTGGAACATCAAATCTCCTAATTTATGTAGAAGGCCGAGGAACAATCTTCGATGAACCTTCATACATTGCGGTAGATAAAGCAAGTGGCAAAATAGTGTCTGTTGGTTTAGATGCAGCGGAATTAGTAGGTAAAGTACACGACAAAGTTAAAGTTGTTAAACCACTACAAGGTGGTGTCATCTCTGACATTTCAATGATTAGAGAACTGTTAATGTTCACGTTTGATAAATTATTCGTGGATAATACACAACAAATCAACAAATTATTAATCTGTATTCCTAGTGAGATTACAGAAACTGAAAAGGCAGCAATTTTACAACTCGGAGCAGAATTGGGTATTGAAGATACCAAAATTGATGAAGAGATAAAAGCAGCAGCAATTGGAAGCGGAGTAGATATTTATACTCCAAGTGGACATTTAGTTGTTGATATCGGAGGAGGTACTACAGACTTTGGTGTATTATCACTAGGTGACGTAGTATTATCTAAAAGTATTAAAGTTGCAGGAGATTATTTCGATAAGCAAATTATGGACTATGTAAAAGAAGAACATAAATTGGAAATCGGACCTCAAACTGCTGAAAAGGCTAAAGTTGCTTTAGCTAGTTTAACTGGAGAACTCCCGAAAGATGAAGAAGGCAAGGCCATCACTTTCAATGCAATGGGTAGAGATCTAGTTAGTGGATTACCACATATGGTAGTTCTAAAAGGTAAGGAAATACGTAAGATTATGACAGATTCTTTTGAATCGATTAAAGCTACTTTAATCGCTACATTAGAAGCAACACCACCAGAATTAGCTGGTGATTTAGTAGATAATGGTATCATCGTAACAGGTGGAGGAGCACAAATTAAAGGTATTAAAGAGTACATAGAAGAAGTCACTCATGTAGATGTACATGTTTCGCATTCGCCAATGACTGCAGTAGTAGAAGGTACTAAACGTCTATTAAAAATGAGCAAAAATCATTATTTTGGAGAGTTTTAG
- the mreB_2 gene encoding Rod shape-determining protein MreB produces the protein MAEKIGLGIDLGTANLLVYLEKKGIIFNEPSVIAFDRESGKIVAAGKDAHKMLGKVHDKISVIKPLRNGVISDMKAAKALLQYVLETVENLTKKELTNTSCVMCCPSEVTTIERDIITELAVNMGISDVLIDEEIKAGALGANVDIFKSKGVMIVDIGGGTTDVGVLSFGDIVLSRTIRMAGNFIDKELAKQVKQNEKVEIGELTSERCKMELADLRKDAKVKVNRYAGRDIVKGIPKWVDISSTDVNNVITPTYEEVVKLIAAVLKDTPPELSADIYQHGILLTGGGALIKGVEEFISSRIKVPVKVVSNPLTCVAEGSKYLLKNRGDYLVNPLKL, from the coding sequence ATGGCAGAAAAAATTGGATTAGGTATTGATTTAGGTACGGCGAACCTTCTTGTATATCTTGAGAAAAAAGGAATTATCTTTAATGAACCAAGTGTAATAGCATTTGATCGTGAAAGTGGTAAAATTGTTGCTGCTGGAAAAGATGCACATAAAATGCTTGGGAAAGTCCACGATAAAATTAGTGTTATAAAACCATTACGAAATGGAGTTATTAGTGACATGAAAGCCGCTAAAGCTTTACTTCAATATGTATTAGAAACAGTAGAAAATTTAACAAAAAAAGAACTAACAAATACCTCTTGTGTTATGTGTTGTCCTAGTGAGGTTACAACTATAGAGAGAGATATTATTACAGAATTAGCAGTAAACATGGGAATTAGTGATGTACTAATTGATGAAGAAATCAAAGCAGGTGCTCTTGGAGCGAATGTTGATATCTTTAAATCAAAAGGTGTAATGATTGTTGATATAGGTGGAGGAACAACAGATGTTGGTGTTCTATCATTTGGAGACATTGTATTATCAAGAACTATCCGCATGGCTGGTAATTTTATAGATAAGGAATTAGCAAAACAAGTTAAGCAAAATGAAAAAGTTGAAATCGGAGAATTAACAAGTGAAAGATGTAAAATGGAGCTTGCTGATTTAAGAAAAGATGCAAAAGTTAAAGTGAATAGATACGCTGGTAGAGACATCGTCAAAGGTATACCTAAATGGGTAGATATCTCTAGTACAGATGTAAATAATGTAATTACCCCAACATATGAAGAAGTTGTAAAACTTATCGCAGCAGTATTAAAAGATACTCCACCTGAATTAAGTGCTGATATATATCAACACGGAATTTTATTAACCGGTGGTGGAGCATTAATTAAAGGTGTTGAAGAATTCATATCTAGCCGTATCAAAGTACCTGTTAAAGTAGTTAGCAACCCACTTACATGTGTTGCAGAAGGGTCAAAATATTTATTAAAAAATCGTGGCGATTATTTAGTAAATCCTTTGAAATTATAA
- the mreB_3 gene encoding Rod shape-determining protein MreB — MANDRKMKNNHKLIKIGIDLGTANLLVYVDGEGIIFNEPSVIAMEYETNDVIAVGFNAAKMIGRGHHGIKIVSPLNQGVISDMDAAKKLIEIAVRKGEAIDVNLRASTLLICCPSEVTQIERDAMIDLAHHLGVPDVFIEEEVKAGGIGAGLDIYDSKGSMVIDIGGGSTDIGVLSLGDIVVSESIRIAGNYLDQEIINYLQYQHGILIGKKTAQRIKEEIGTVRENLPGNVFTYANGRDIVSGLPRKIKVAQEDIREIFIEPFKSISNAILKVLQNTPPELSADIIQSGMLINGGCALVDGVDEFLFKEIGLDVHIAKNPLTAIVEGTKVLLQNRGNYYVKPVD; from the coding sequence ATGGCAAATGATCGAAAAATGAAAAACAATCACAAACTAATAAAAATTGGAATCGATTTAGGTACGGCAAATTTATTAGTATATGTTGATGGTGAAGGAATTATCTTTAATGAACCTAGCGTAATTGCTATGGAATATGAAACAAACGATGTAATTGCAGTTGGATTTAATGCTGCAAAAATGATTGGTAGAGGACATCACGGCATCAAAATCGTTAGTCCATTAAACCAAGGTGTAATTAGTGATATGGATGCTGCAAAGAAATTAATTGAAATTGCAGTAAGAAAAGGAGAAGCAATTGATGTTAATTTAAGAGCTTCAACTTTACTAATCTGTTGTCCTAGTGAAGTTACCCAAATCGAAAGAGATGCAATGATTGATCTTGCACATCATTTAGGTGTCCCAGATGTCTTTATTGAAGAAGAAGTTAAAGCCGGAGGTATCGGTGCAGGATTAGATATTTATGATTCAAAAGGTAGTATGGTAATTGATATAGGTGGAGGTAGTACCGACATCGGTGTATTATCACTTGGTGATATCGTTGTTAGTGAATCTATTAGAATCGCTGGTAATTATCTTGATCAGGAAATTATTAACTACTTACAATATCAACACGGGATTCTTATTGGTAAGAAAACCGCACAAAGAATTAAAGAAGAGATTGGTACGGTTAGAGAAAACTTACCAGGAAACGTATTTACATACGCCAACGGAAGGGACATTGTATCAGGATTACCACGTAAGATAAAAGTAGCTCAAGAAGACATCAGAGAGATCTTTATAGAGCCTTTCAAATCAATCTCTAACGCAATACTTAAAGTATTACAAAACACACCTCCAGAATTAAGTGCTGACATCATTCAAAGTGGTATGTTAATAAACGGTGGTTGTGCTTTAGTTGATGGTGTAGACGAGTTCTTATTTAAAGAAATC